CCGATGAACTGTCTGAGGTGGGAGTTGAACCGTTCTGAGGCACTGTTCTACCGCTACGGTATACGCCCGATCTTGTTTCGGCTCGGTCGGGGCGACGCCGAGACGGCCCATGAACGTACCTTGCATATACTGGCGTTGATCAGTCGCTCACGCCTGTTGTGCAAGACCATCGGGTATCTGACCACAATTCGCGATCAACGGCTCCAGCGCACGGTTTGCGGGATACCTTTTCCCAATCCGGTTGGGCTAGCCGCCGGCATGGATAAGGATGGTGTGGCAATACCGGCCTGGGCAGCACTGGGCTTTGGCTTCGTCGAGGTTGGCACCGTCACCCATCACCCACAGCCGGGCAACCCCCGGCCTCGCCTGTTTCGGCTACCAGAGCAGGAAGCGCTGATCAATCGGATGGGGTTCAACAATCAAGGCGCTGCCAGCCTCGCCAGACGATTGGCCCGCTTGCAGCCGGCACCCATCCCGGTTGGCGTATCAATTGGCAAGTCGAAGATTACCCCTCTCGAACAGGCAATTGATGATTACCGGGCGTCGTTTCGTCAGCTCTTTCCGTATGCGGCATACATCGCCATCAATGTCAGCTCTCCCAATACTCCTGGCTTGCGCCAGTTACAAGATGCCGACCAGTTGCGTGCGCTGCTGGCAGCTCTGCAACACGACAATGCGGAATTGGGCCGCACCGACCAGCGCGGCCCCCGGCCACTTCTCGTCAAGATTGCGCCTGATTTGAGCGATACAGCCATAGAAGAGGTGTTGACCGTCTGCGCCGACCACGGTGTTGCCGGTATCA
This genomic window from Chloroflexus aurantiacus J-10-fl contains:
- a CDS encoding quinone-dependent dihydroorotate dehydrogenase, with the translated sequence MNRSEALFYRYGIRPILFRLGRGDAETAHERTLHILALISRSRLLCKTIGYLTTIRDQRLQRTVCGIPFPNPVGLAAGMDKDGVAIPAWAALGFGFVEVGTVTHHPQPGNPRPRLFRLPEQEALINRMGFNNQGAASLARRLARLQPAPIPVGVSIGKSKITPLEQAIDDYRASFRQLFPYAAYIAINVSSPNTPGLRQLQDADQLRALLAALQHDNAELGRTDQRGPRPLLVKIAPDLSDTAIEEVLTVCADHGVAGIIATNTTISREGLTGVDPRLAAEAGGLSGRPLIARALHVVRLIARLTGNRLPIIGVGGIHTPDDGLRMLEAGASLIQIYTGLVYYGPLLPRRINRAILTHSKVQQ